One Lycium barbarum isolate Lr01 chromosome 5, ASM1917538v2, whole genome shotgun sequence genomic window carries:
- the LOC132640983 gene encoding uncharacterized protein LOC132640983 isoform X3 — MLSSSLAKSIGTSRRRDEVYVAAVPLRAAKGPAQLALVYDFQPEDPESIAVAVAALSGRNVPGVVLTRTLKKLPKRKCWFVGYSESDAIDAANRFNQGWDTDLRINHHDCRNYANGLVEYLTGMKAVLEHLRSSSTRDEMALPRKD, encoded by the exons ATGCTATCGAGCTCACTCGCAAAATCCATAGGAACAAGTAGAAGAAGAGATGAAGTATACGTAGCAGCTGTGCCTTTAAGAGCCGCAAAAGGGCCAGCCCAGTTG GCTTTAGTTTATGATTTCCAACCTGAAGATCCTGAAAGCATAGCTGTAGCTGTTGCAGCTCTATCTGGCAGAAATGTACCAG GAGTTGTTCTTACTAGGACACTGAAGAAGCTGCCAAAAAGGAAGTGCTGGTTTGTTGGCTATTCAGAGAGTGATGCAATAGATGCGGCAAACAGATTCAACCAAGGATGGGATACTGACTTGAGGATTAACCATCATGACTGTCGAAACTATGCAAATG GACTTGTGGAATACCTCACTGGAATGAAAGCAGTGCTGGAGCACCTACGGAGCAGCAGCACAAGAGATGAGATGGCATTACCCAGAAAGGACTAA
- the LOC132640983 gene encoding uncharacterized protein LOC132640983 isoform X1 encodes MLSSSLAKSIGTSRRRDEVYVAAVPLRAAKGPAQLVMSTAYSLSLWDFQHFMVIINPSSSSSRALVYDFQPEDPESIAVAVAALSGRNVPGVVLTRTLKKLPKRKCWFVGYSESDAIDAANRFNQGWDTDLRINHHDCRNYANGLVEYLTGMKAVLEHLRSSSTRDEMALPRKD; translated from the exons ATGCTATCGAGCTCACTCGCAAAATCCATAGGAACAAGTAGAAGAAGAGATGAAGTATACGTAGCAGCTGTGCCTTTAAGAGCCGCAAAAGGGCCAGCCCAGTTGGTGATGTCCACTGCTTACTCTCTCAGTTTGTGGGATTTTCAGCATTTCATGGTCATCATCaacccctcctcctcctcctcgaGA GCTTTAGTTTATGATTTCCAACCTGAAGATCCTGAAAGCATAGCTGTAGCTGTTGCAGCTCTATCTGGCAGAAATGTACCAG GAGTTGTTCTTACTAGGACACTGAAGAAGCTGCCAAAAAGGAAGTGCTGGTTTGTTGGCTATTCAGAGAGTGATGCAATAGATGCGGCAAACAGATTCAACCAAGGATGGGATACTGACTTGAGGATTAACCATCATGACTGTCGAAACTATGCAAATG GACTTGTGGAATACCTCACTGGAATGAAAGCAGTGCTGGAGCACCTACGGAGCAGCAGCACAAGAGATGAGATGGCATTACCCAGAAAGGACTAA
- the LOC132640983 gene encoding uncharacterized protein LOC132640983 isoform X2 — MLSSSLAKSIGTSRRRDEVYVAAVPLRAAKGPAQLVMSTAYSLSLWDFQHFMALVYDFQPEDPESIAVAVAALSGRNVPGVVLTRTLKKLPKRKCWFVGYSESDAIDAANRFNQGWDTDLRINHHDCRNYANGLVEYLTGMKAVLEHLRSSSTRDEMALPRKD, encoded by the exons ATGCTATCGAGCTCACTCGCAAAATCCATAGGAACAAGTAGAAGAAGAGATGAAGTATACGTAGCAGCTGTGCCTTTAAGAGCCGCAAAAGGGCCAGCCCAGTTGGTGATGTCCACTGCTTACTCTCTCAGTTTGTGGGATTTTCAGCATTTCATG GCTTTAGTTTATGATTTCCAACCTGAAGATCCTGAAAGCATAGCTGTAGCTGTTGCAGCTCTATCTGGCAGAAATGTACCAG GAGTTGTTCTTACTAGGACACTGAAGAAGCTGCCAAAAAGGAAGTGCTGGTTTGTTGGCTATTCAGAGAGTGATGCAATAGATGCGGCAAACAGATTCAACCAAGGATGGGATACTGACTTGAGGATTAACCATCATGACTGTCGAAACTATGCAAATG GACTTGTGGAATACCTCACTGGAATGAAAGCAGTGCTGGAGCACCTACGGAGCAGCAGCACAAGAGATGAGATGGCATTACCCAGAAAGGACTAA